One genomic region from Cetobacterium sp. 8H encodes:
- a CDS encoding GNAT family N-acetyltransferase encodes MKLILKKPNISDYLSLRERAGTGDKNPNRAEIALQNSLLTVCMYDKDLLIGFGRVVGDGGITYIISDIMVDKNYHRRGYATQIMDEINKFLNKNTHEDSYVCLIAVSPADNLYNRYNFEYLPDQKCGMVRNQKKI; translated from the coding sequence ATGAAATTAATTTTAAAAAAACCCAATATAAGTGATTATTTATCACTAAGAGAAAGAGCAGGTACGGGAGATAAAAATCCTAATCGTGCTGAGATTGCATTACAAAATTCTTTACTTACTGTTTGTATGTATGATAAAGATCTTTTAATAGGCTTTGGTAGAGTAGTTGGAGATGGCGGTATCACGTATATCATAAGTGATATAATGGTTGATAAAAATTACCATAGGAGAGGGTATGCAACTCAAATAATGGATGAAATAAATAAGTTTTTAAATAAAAATACACATGAAGATAGTTATGTTTGTCTGATTGCAGTTTCACCAGCAGATAACTTATATAATAGATATAACTTTGAATACTTACCAGATCAAAAATGTGGAATGGTTAGAAATCAAAAGAAAATTTAA
- a CDS encoding ABC-F family ATP-binding cassette domain-containing protein gives MGILNVSNVSHGFGARIILEDASFRLLKGEHIGLVGANGEGKSTFLNIITGKLMPDEGKVTWCNHITTGYLDQYSTLEKGKTIRDILRSAFAHMFELEQEVMALYEKMGDCTPEEMDVILEEVGEIQSILEGADFYNLDSKIEEYAAGLGLLDIGLEKDVSELSGGQRAKILLAKVLLENPMILILDEPTNFLDEDHILWLKNFLQNYENAFILVSHDIPFLNDVTNVIYHIENAVLTRYTGDYYKFREMYELKKRQIEMAYKKQQKEIAHLEDFIARNKARVATTNLAKDRQKKLDRMDIIEIAREKPKPIFGFKTSRTPSREIVAVKDLVIGYDEPLTRPVSFSIERNQKIAIKGVNGLGKSTLLNTLLRNIKPLAGEIEHGQFLQIGFFKQEEESSSTQVLDEFWNEFPGLTNAEARAALARCGLTNDHITSQMRVLSGGENAKVRLAKIMNREINFLVLDEPTNHLDIEAKDELKRAIKEFQGTVLMVSHEPDFYMDIATEVWNVEDWTTKII, from the coding sequence ATGGGTATTTTAAATGTAAGTAACGTAAGTCATGGATTCGGTGCTAGAATTATTTTAGAAGATGCTTCTTTTAGACTTTTAAAAGGAGAACACATTGGACTTGTTGGAGCTAATGGGGAAGGTAAATCAACTTTCTTAAATATCATAACAGGGAAGTTAATGCCGGATGAAGGGAAAGTAACATGGTGTAATCATATTACTACTGGATATTTAGATCAATATAGTACTTTGGAAAAAGGGAAAACAATAAGAGATATATTAAGATCAGCTTTTGCACATATGTTTGAATTAGAGCAAGAAGTTATGGCTTTGTATGAAAAAATGGGAGATTGTACTCCAGAAGAAATGGATGTTATATTAGAGGAAGTTGGAGAAATTCAAAGTATTTTAGAAGGCGCAGATTTCTATAATTTAGATTCTAAAATAGAAGAGTATGCTGCGGGGCTTGGATTACTTGATATTGGATTAGAAAAAGATGTATCGGAATTATCGGGAGGACAAAGAGCTAAAATTTTATTAGCTAAAGTTCTTTTAGAAAACCCTATGATTTTAATATTAGATGAGCCTACAAACTTTTTGGATGAAGACCATATTCTTTGGTTAAAGAATTTTTTACAAAATTATGAAAATGCATTCATCTTAGTTTCTCATGATATACCGTTTTTAAATGATGTAACAAATGTGATATATCATATTGAAAATGCTGTATTAACAAGATATACAGGAGATTACTATAAGTTTAGAGAAATGTATGAGTTGAAAAAGCGTCAAATTGAGATGGCATATAAAAAACAGCAAAAAGAGATTGCACATTTAGAGGACTTTATTGCTCGTAACAAAGCACGTGTTGCTACAACAAATCTCGCAAAAGATAGACAGAAAAAATTAGATCGTATGGATATTATTGAAATAGCTAGAGAAAAACCAAAACCAATATTTGGATTTAAAACATCTAGAACTCCATCAAGAGAGATTGTTGCTGTTAAAGATTTAGTTATCGGATATGATGAGCCACTAACAAGACCAGTTAGTTTCTCAATTGAACGTAACCAAAAGATTGCTATAAAAGGAGTTAATGGTTTAGGTAAATCGACTCTTTTAAATACATTGTTGAGAAATATAAAACCACTTGCTGGAGAAATTGAACATGGACAATTTTTACAAATAGGATTTTTTAAACAGGAAGAAGAAAGTAGTAGCACTCAAGTTTTAGATGAATTTTGGAACGAATTTCCAGGATTAACTAATGCTGAAGCAAGAGCAGCTCTTGCTAGATGTGGACTAACAAATGATCATATAACAAGTCAAATGAGAGTTTTATCCGGTGGAGAAAACGCAAAAGTTAGATTAGCTAAAATAATGAATCGTGAAATAAACTTCTTAGTGCTAGATGAACCAACAAATCATTTAGATATTGAAGCTAAAGATGAGTTGAAAAGAGCTATAAAAGAGTTCCAAGGAACAGTCCTTATGGTAAGTCATGAACCAGATTTTTATATGGATATTGCTACTGAAGTATGGAATGTTGAAGATTGGACTACAAAAATAATTTAA
- a CDS encoding NAD(P)/FAD-dependent oxidoreductase: MEKTLLLVGGGHAHVYLINKIIKEKQKFKTILVSSSQYQFYSGMASGYIENIYSDTDINFDLKRLCKLGEIEFFEEKVVKIDPKNKNVTLKSGEKIEFDIASFDTGSELKIDNKYLDKEKIIGIKPLTNLKKIKEKLRNLNFEKIKILVIGAGAAGIELSLALKELEKQLNKKIEINILDRGDTLLSTFPKKVQDIVKEKIYQSSIVLHLNEEVEEIKDKQLITKKGLILDYDLILWAGGPTSNQIYKNSGMSVDSKGYMIVNHFLQNVDFEYIFGAGDCISIQNYSHIKKVGVYAIKEAPYLWKNILNYFNAKSLEAYIPQNEFLLIISLGNKKGVLSYKDIVLNGSLVWKLKNYIDKGFMKKFNTEF, encoded by the coding sequence ATGGAAAAAACATTACTTTTAGTTGGTGGAGGACATGCACATGTCTATCTAATAAATAAAATAATAAAAGAAAAACAAAAGTTTAAAACAATATTGGTTTCATCTAGTCAATACCAATTTTATTCTGGAATGGCATCAGGATATATTGAAAATATATATTCAGATACTGATATAAATTTTGATTTAAAAAGATTATGTAAACTTGGTGAAATTGAATTTTTTGAAGAAAAGGTTGTTAAAATAGATCCTAAAAATAAAAATGTAACTTTAAAAAGTGGTGAAAAAATAGAATTTGATATTGCTTCTTTTGATACTGGATCAGAACTGAAAATAGATAATAAATATTTGGATAAAGAAAAAATAATAGGAATTAAACCATTAACAAATTTAAAAAAAATAAAAGAGAAGTTAAGAAATTTAAATTTTGAAAAAATTAAAATTTTAGTTATCGGAGCTGGAGCCGCAGGTATTGAATTATCTCTTGCTTTAAAAGAATTAGAAAAACAGTTAAATAAGAAAATTGAAATAAATATATTAGACAGAGGCGACACATTGTTATCAACATTTCCTAAGAAAGTTCAAGATATTGTAAAAGAAAAAATCTACCAAAGTAGCATTGTTTTGCATTTAAATGAAGAAGTTGAGGAAATAAAAGATAAACAATTAATAACAAAAAAAGGATTGATTTTAGACTATGATTTAATTTTATGGGCAGGAGGGCCAACTTCAAATCAGATATATAAAAATTCAGGAATGAGTGTTGATAGTAAGGGTTATATGATTGTAAATCATTTTTTACAAAATGTTGATTTTGAATATATTTTTGGAGCTGGAGATTGTATTAGTATCCAAAATTATAGTCATATAAAAAAGGTGGGTGTATATGCAATAAAGGAAGCTCCATATCTTTGGAAAAATATATTAAATTATTTTAATGCTAAATCATTAGAGGCTTATATTCCACAAAATGAATTTTTACTTATAATTTCTCTTGGAAATAAAAAAGGTGTTCTAAGTTATAAAGATATTGTTTTGAATGGAAGTTTAGTTTGGAAGTTGAAAAACTATATAGATAAAGGATTTATGAAAAAGTTTAACACTGAATTTTAA